The following proteins are encoded in a genomic region of Arachis stenosperma cultivar V10309 chromosome 4, arast.V10309.gnm1.PFL2, whole genome shotgun sequence:
- the LOC130975217 gene encoding uncharacterized protein LOC130975217 codes for MLVGLYRPRRRLRRRRGSSVRLGNKRRGFCLASRPVVQWGVMAPLRMLKKIIMEITPKENWIEAYCWSLPLLRPQLFPLC; via the coding sequence ATGTTGGTTGGATTGTACCGTCCAAGGAGACGGCTTCGGCGGAGGAGAGGCAGCAGTGTCCGGTTAGGGAACAAGCGGCGAGGGTTTTGTCTTGCCTCGCGGCCGGTGGTTCAATGGGGTGTCATGGCTCCACTTCGGATGTTAAAGAAGATTATCATGGAAATTACACCAAAAGAGAACTGGATAGAGGCTTATTGTTGGTCTCTTCCTTTGCTTCGTCCCCAACTATTTCCCCTTTGTTGA
- the LOC130973923 gene encoding RCC1 domain-containing protein RUG3, mitochondrial — MAVITRRIATLTHRYFSSFSTAKKVPLLYAFNENDTTSNQNDAATLQLLSWGRGGSGQLGGGIEEIRLYPAPVANLVVPKNSFALSPTPGRLLDKPAASAGDSVKKKNKKEEVVEVGISCGLFHSSLVVDGSLLVWGKGDGGRLGFGHENPLFVPSLNPHLDSVRSVALGGLHSAALTSAGEVFTWGYGGFGALGHSVYTRELFPRLVRGSWEGAIQHIATSGTHTAAVTESGELYIWGRDEGDGRLGLGPGRGPDHAGGLSIPSKVKELPVPIAAVSCGGFFTMALTVDGQLWNWGANSNYELGRGDKIGGWKPKPIPSLENVRIIQIASGGYHSLALTDDGNVLSWGHGGHGQLGHGSLHSQKIPTVVEALGEDHIIYISCGASSAAAVTDTGKLYMWGNGTDSQLGVPGKPAVQPSPIEVNFLMEDDGMGPHKVLSVANGATHSMCLVLRGSS; from the exons ATGGCTGTGATCACCCGCCGAATCGCTACTCTTACTCACCGCTACTTCTCCTCTTTCTCAACTGCCAAAAAAGTTCCCCTTCTCTATGCCTTCAACGAAAATGACACTACTTCTAACCAAAACGACGCCGCAACACtccagcttctttcttggggCAGAGGCGGTTCGGGCCAACTTGGCGGCGGAATTGAAGAAATCCGCCTCTACCCTGCCCCGGTCGCGAACCTTGTCGTCCCTAAAAACTCCTTTGCCCTGTCCCCAACCCCCGGCCGCCTTCTGGACAAACCGGCCGCCTCCGCTGGCGAcagcgtgaagaagaagaataagaaggaaGAGGTTGTTGAAGTTGGCATCTCGTGTGGCCTTTTTCACTCTTCTTTGGTTGTTGATGGGTCCTTGTTGGTTTGGGGCAAAGGTGATGGTGGAAGGTTGGGTTTTGGACATGAGAATCCCTTGTTTGTTCCTTCATTGAATCCACATCTTGATAGTGTTCGCTCTGTAGCCCTTGGTGGCCTGCATTCGGCAGCGCTGACCTCTGCCGGCGAGGTTTTCACATG GGGTTATGGTGGTTTTGGTGCACTTGGACATTCGGTATATACTAGAGAACTATTTCCTAGGTTGGTAAGGGGCTCCTGGGAGGGAGCTATACAACACATTGCTACCAGTGGAACACACACTGCAGCAGTCACAGAATCAG GGGAGCTTTATATTTGGGGTCGAGATGAAGGGGATGGTCGGTTGGGCCTTGGTCCAGGCCGAGGCCCAGATCATGCTGGGGGATTGAGTATCCCTTCGAAAGTAAAGGAATTACCTGTGCCCATTGCTGCCGTTTCCTGTGGGGGATTTTTCACAATGGCATTGACAGTTGATGGACAATTGTGGAACTGGGGAG CCAATTCTAACTATGAACTTGGGAGAGGGGATAAGATCGGTGGTTGGAAACCAAAACCAATACCTAGCCTTGAGAATGTCCGAATCATTCAAATTGCAAGTGGAGGATATCACTCCTTAGCATTAACTG ATGATGGCAACGTTCTTTCCTGGGGACATGGCGGACATGGTCAGTTGGGTCATGGATCTTTGCATAGTCAGAAGATACCAACAGTAGTTGAGGCTTTAGGTGAAgatcatattatatatatttcgTGTGGGGCTTCTTCAGCAGCAGCTGTGACAG ATACAGGGAAGCTTTACATGTGGGGAAACGGCACTGATTCTCAGTTGGGAGTTCCTGGGAAACCTGCAGTACAACCAAGCCCTATTGAAGTTAACTTCTTAATGGAAGATGATGGAATGGGACCCCACAAAGTTCTATCAGTTGCAAATGGTGCAACCCATTCCATGTGTTTAGTTTTGAGGGGAAGTTCTTGA